One Pectobacterium colocasium DNA segment encodes these proteins:
- a CDS encoding Tex family protein, with amino-acid sequence MNDSLSHIIASELQARTEQVDAAVRLLDEGNTVPFIARYRKEVTGGLDDTQLRQLETRLGYLRELEDRRQTILKSIDEQGKLTPQLASAINGTLSKTELEDLYLPYKPKRRTRGQIAIEAGLEPLADGLWQDPSQDPELTAQAYVDAEKGVADVKAALDGARYILMERFAEDATLLAKVRNYLWKNAHLVSRVVEGKEEEGAKFRDYFDHHEPIAQVPSHRALAMFRGRNEGVLQLALNADPQHEEAPRESYCEQIIIDHLNLRLGNAAADSWRRAVISWTWRIKVLLHLETELMGSVREKAEDEAINVFARNMHDLLMAAPAGMRATMGLDPGLRTGVKVAVVDATGKLVATDTIYPHTGQAAKAAPIVAALCLKYQVELVAIGNGTASRETERFFLDTQKQFPDIKAQKVIVSEAGASVYSASELAAQEFPDLDVSLRGAVSIARRLQDPLAELVKIDPKSIGVGQYQHDVSQSLLAKKLDAVVEDCVNAVGVDLNTASVALLTRVAGLTRMMAQNIVTWRDENGRFHNREQLLKVSRLGPKAFEQCAGFLRINHGDNPLDASTVHPEAYPVVERILAATEQALQALMGNTNALRNLKPSDFTDERFGVPTVTDIIKELEKPGRDPRPEFKTASFAEGVETLNDLLPGMVLEGAVTNVTNFGAFVDIGVHQDGLVHISSLADHFVDDPHKVVKAGDIVKVKVMEVDLQRKRIALTMRLDEQPGETASRRGGGNARSDSNTSSRQSAGKSRPRPANAPVAGNSAMGDALAAAFKKR; translated from the coding sequence ATGAATGATTCATTAAGCCACATCATCGCCAGCGAATTGCAGGCGCGTACGGAGCAGGTGGACGCGGCAGTCCGCCTGCTGGACGAAGGAAATACCGTCCCTTTTATCGCACGTTACCGCAAAGAAGTGACCGGCGGGCTGGATGACACCCAACTGCGCCAGCTCGAAACGCGCCTCGGCTACCTGCGAGAACTGGAAGATCGGCGCCAGACTATTCTGAAATCCATCGATGAGCAGGGGAAATTAACCCCACAGCTCGCCAGCGCCATTAACGGCACGCTGAGCAAAACCGAGCTGGAAGATCTCTATCTGCCGTATAAACCGAAGCGCCGCACGCGCGGTCAAATCGCGATTGAAGCCGGTCTGGAACCGCTGGCCGACGGCCTGTGGCAAGACCCAAGCCAGGATCCGGAGCTGACGGCACAGGCTTATGTCGATGCCGAGAAAGGCGTAGCGGATGTGAAAGCCGCGCTGGACGGCGCACGTTACATCCTGATGGAACGCTTTGCCGAAGACGCCACGCTGTTGGCGAAAGTGCGTAACTACCTGTGGAAAAACGCGCATCTGGTTTCCCGTGTCGTGGAAGGGAAAGAAGAAGAAGGCGCGAAGTTTCGCGACTATTTCGATCATCACGAACCGATTGCTCAGGTGCCTTCACACCGCGCACTGGCGATGTTCCGTGGTCGTAACGAAGGCGTACTGCAACTGGCGCTGAACGCCGACCCGCAGCATGAAGAAGCGCCGCGTGAGAGCTACTGCGAACAGATTATTATCGACCACCTGAACCTGCGTTTGGGGAATGCCGCAGCGGACAGCTGGCGACGCGCCGTGATTAGCTGGACATGGCGTATTAAAGTGCTGCTGCACCTTGAAACCGAACTGATGGGCAGCGTGCGTGAAAAAGCCGAAGATGAAGCGATTAACGTCTTCGCCCGCAACATGCACGACCTGCTGATGGCCGCTCCGGCGGGTATGCGCGCCACGATGGGCCTCGATCCCGGCCTGCGTACTGGCGTGAAAGTTGCGGTGGTGGATGCTACCGGCAAGCTGGTCGCAACCGACACGATTTATCCGCATACCGGTCAGGCTGCGAAAGCCGCTCCCATTGTGGCCGCACTGTGCCTCAAATATCAGGTTGAGCTGGTGGCGATTGGTAACGGCACCGCCTCACGTGAAACCGAGCGTTTCTTCCTCGACACGCAGAAGCAGTTCCCGGATATCAAAGCACAGAAAGTGATCGTCAGCGAAGCAGGCGCGTCGGTGTATTCCGCGTCCGAACTGGCCGCACAAGAATTCCCCGATCTGGATGTGTCGCTGCGCGGTGCGGTATCCATCGCCCGTCGTTTGCAGGATCCGCTGGCAGAGCTGGTGAAGATCGATCCGAAATCCATCGGCGTTGGCCAGTATCAGCATGATGTAAGCCAGAGCCTGCTGGCGAAGAAACTGGATGCGGTGGTCGAAGACTGCGTAAACGCCGTCGGCGTTGACCTGAACACCGCGTCCGTGGCGCTGCTGACGCGTGTTGCAGGGCTAACGCGCATGATGGCGCAAAATATTGTGACCTGGCGTGATGAGAATGGCCGCTTCCATAACCGCGAACAGCTGCTGAAAGTCAGCCGTCTGGGGCCAAAAGCCTTTGAACAGTGTGCGGGCTTCCTGCGCATCAACCACGGTGATAACCCGCTGGATGCCTCTACCGTTCACCCGGAAGCGTATCCGGTCGTAGAACGCATTCTGGCCGCGACGGAACAGGCGTTGCAGGCGCTGATGGGGAACACAAACGCACTGCGTAATCTGAAACCTTCGGACTTCACCGATGAGCGTTTCGGTGTACCGACAGTGACCGACATCATCAAAGAGCTGGAGAAACCGGGTCGCGATCCGCGCCCTGAGTTCAAAACCGCCAGCTTCGCCGAAGGCGTAGAAACCTTAAACGATCTGCTGCCGGGCATGGTTCTGGAAGGCGCAGTCACCAACGTCACCAACTTTGGCGCGTTTGTGGATATCGGCGTCCATCAGGACGGTTTGGTCCACATTTCATCATTGGCCGATCATTTCGTCGACGATCCGCATAAGGTCGTAAAAGCGGGCGATATCGTGAAAGTGAAAGTGATGGAAGTGGATCTGCAACGTAAGCGCATCGCGCTAACCATGCGTCTGGATGAGCAGCCGGGCGAGACGGCATCACGCCGTGGCGGCGGCAATGCACGCAGCGACAGCAACACCTCTTCGCGTCAGTCCGCAGGAAAATCACGCCCTCGCCCCGCTAATGCCCCCGTCGCAGGCAATAGCGCGATGGGTGATGCGCTGGCCGCCGCCTTTAAAAAGCGCTAA
- a CDS encoding asparaginase — MQLSFIARTITAACLMLSSHALLADDVKPGVTIYATGGTIAGKAASNTDTTGYQAGAIGIQELLNAVPAIGDVATVTGEQIANTASGNIDQAILLKLSKAINKQLGDANTHGVVITHGTDTLEETAFFLDLTVKSEKPVVIVGAMRPATAISADGSMNLLEAVTLASSKNAEKRGALVLLNDRIGSAFYTTKTNATSLDTFKANEQGYLGAFYGGVPRFFYQPAAPENKPFFDVSSKETLAKVDILYGYQDQDSGLLNAAIEQGAKGIIIAGSGNGSTPTRIKEDIKKAVAKGIPVVISTRTGNGYVTDKKKDGAIGSGFYNPQKARILLSLALSNGDDIEKIRSYFEQ; from the coding sequence ATGCAACTTTCATTCATCGCCCGCACCATCACCGCCGCCTGTCTGATGCTGTCGTCTCATGCGCTATTGGCCGATGACGTCAAACCTGGCGTCACGATATACGCAACGGGGGGGACCATCGCCGGAAAAGCCGCATCCAACACGGATACGACAGGCTATCAGGCGGGCGCGATCGGCATTCAAGAACTGCTGAACGCCGTGCCGGCTATTGGCGATGTCGCGACGGTGACAGGCGAGCAAATCGCCAACACCGCCAGCGGCAATATCGACCAGGCCATTTTGTTGAAGCTATCCAAAGCGATTAACAAACAGTTAGGCGATGCCAATACCCATGGCGTCGTGATTACTCACGGCACCGACACGCTGGAAGAAACGGCATTCTTTTTGGATCTGACGGTAAAAAGCGAGAAACCGGTGGTTATCGTCGGTGCAATGCGCCCTGCCACCGCCATCAGCGCGGACGGCTCCATGAACCTGTTGGAAGCGGTCACGCTGGCGTCGAGCAAGAACGCGGAAAAACGCGGCGCGCTGGTGCTGCTGAACGATCGCATCGGCTCCGCCTTCTACACCACCAAAACCAATGCCACCTCGTTGGACACGTTCAAAGCCAATGAACAGGGCTATCTGGGGGCATTCTACGGCGGCGTTCCGCGCTTCTTTTACCAGCCAGCCGCCCCCGAAAACAAACCGTTCTTTGACGTAAGCAGTAAGGAGACGCTGGCGAAGGTCGACATTCTCTATGGCTATCAGGATCAAGACAGTGGTCTGCTGAATGCCGCGATTGAACAGGGTGCAAAAGGTATCATCATCGCCGGTAGCGGTAACGGCTCTACGCCAACGCGAATCAAAGAAGACATCAAGAAAGCGGTCGCTAAAGGCATCCCGGTAGTGATCAGCACACGCACTGGCAACGGCTATGTAACCGATAAGAAGAAAGATGGCGCTATCGGCAGCGGATTCTACAACCCGCAGAAAGCACGCATTCTGCTTTCGCTGGCGTTGTCTAACGGCGACGACATCGAGAAAATCCGCAGCTATTTCGAGCAGTAA
- the kdgT gene encoding 2-keto-3-deoxygluconate transporter, which translates to MKIKQAIDKIPGGLMLVPLFLGALCNTFTPGAGKYLGSFSNGLITGTIPILAVWFFCMGASIELKATGTMLKKSGVLVITKLATAWVVALIAGTFLPGDGIQNGMLAGISVLALVAAMDMTNGGLYAALMNQYGSKEEAGAFVLMSLESGPLMTMVILGASGIATFEPQLFVGAVLPFLIGFILGNLDPDLRKLFGNSVQTLIPFFAFALGNTINLAVILQTGFAGLFLGLLVIVVTGIPLIIADKFIGGGNGTAGVAASSSAGAAVATPLLIANMAPEFAPVAQQATALVATSVIVTSVLVPILTAVWAKRFSPKTA; encoded by the coding sequence ATGAAAATCAAACAAGCTATTGATAAAATCCCTGGGGGATTAATGCTGGTGCCGCTCTTTTTGGGCGCACTCTGTAATACCTTTACGCCAGGGGCGGGGAAATATTTAGGGTCTTTCAGCAACGGCCTGATTACTGGCACGATTCCTATTTTGGCGGTCTGGTTTTTCTGCATGGGCGCGTCCATTGAACTTAAAGCGACGGGAACGATGTTGAAAAAATCAGGCGTTCTGGTGATAACCAAACTCGCCACCGCCTGGGTGGTCGCGTTGATTGCAGGCACATTCTTGCCGGGAGACGGCATCCAAAACGGTATGCTGGCTGGAATTTCCGTACTGGCTCTGGTCGCGGCAATGGACATGACAAACGGCGGTTTGTACGCGGCATTGATGAACCAATACGGCTCGAAAGAAGAGGCAGGCGCGTTCGTGCTGATGTCTCTGGAATCCGGCCCGTTAATGACTATGGTTATTCTGGGAGCCAGCGGTATCGCGACCTTTGAACCTCAGCTCTTTGTCGGTGCCGTCCTGCCTTTCCTGATTGGTTTTATACTGGGTAATCTCGACCCGGATCTGAGAAAACTGTTCGGTAATTCCGTACAAACGCTGATTCCTTTCTTCGCCTTTGCGCTAGGCAATACGATTAATTTGGCCGTGATCCTCCAGACTGGCTTTGCAGGACTCTTCCTCGGCCTGCTGGTGATTGTCGTTACGGGTATTCCATTGATTATCGCCGATAAATTTATCGGCGGCGGTAATGGCACCGCAGGTGTAGCGGCATCCAGCAGCGCAGGCGCTGCCGTCGCCACTCCTCTGTTGATCGCGAATATGGCGCCGGAATTCGCTCCGGTCGCTCAACAGGCAACAGCGTTAGTCGCCACCAGTGTGATCGTGACATCAGTACTGGTGCCCATCCTTACGGCAGTATGGGCAAAACGCTTTTCACCTAAAACCGCATAA
- a CDS encoding type II toxin-antitoxin system YhaV family toxin yields MVDKRVINGWQLFTHPCFDVQFESLIVEVEQLRKKHPESYQKKQATKLLAAIVKVIRTEICGDPSQTKFRQGDTLGEGNKHWFRAKFLGQYRLFFRYSEKHKTIILAWVNDSDTKRAYGDQHDAYKVFSGMLASGNPPGDWKQLLAESYKETMLTQMLVRP; encoded by the coding sequence ATGGTTGATAAGCGAGTAATAAATGGGTGGCAGCTATTTACGCATCCTTGTTTTGATGTGCAGTTTGAGTCTCTTATTGTTGAAGTTGAACAATTGAGAAAAAAACACCCAGAATCTTATCAGAAAAAGCAGGCAACTAAGCTATTGGCTGCAATAGTCAAAGTCATCCGTACTGAGATTTGTGGCGATCCGTCCCAGACGAAGTTTAGACAAGGCGATACGTTAGGCGAAGGCAACAAACATTGGTTCAGGGCAAAATTTCTGGGTCAGTATCGGTTATTTTTTCGCTATAGCGAGAAACATAAAACTATCATCCTTGCCTGGGTCAATGATTCAGACACTAAACGAGCATATGGCGATCAGCATGATGCTTATAAAGTTTTTAGCGGCATGCTAGCAAGCGGGAATCCTCCGGGAGATTGGAAGCAATTGCTTGCTGAATCCTATAAGGAGACCATGCTTACGCAAATGCTCGTGCGGCCATAA
- a CDS encoding alkaline phosphatase produces MKARWLLPLLISAALPGMVQAQAIYPIDRATMLAGGKFDFKVEFDEVLKPEDIRILINGKDYQQVLGKTASFVEREDGGNASTIWLRDVNLPEAGKYVVEAEAKGKKTQVNWEVYQASGTRKAKNVILFIGDGLSVAHRTGARILSKGVTEGKADGRLAIDDLQYMAFAGTSSTDSIAADSANTMSAYMTGHKSGVNALGVYVSRSKNSLEHPKQETLGELLTRSTKMSVGVVSDAELQDATPAAVVSHTRRRADKAEIVEMFYNVQPTVMLGGGSAYFLPKSTPGSKRKDETNYVEKFQQAGYSLVTDADSLKKNAAQATKLLGLFHTGNLDGVMDRRFLKNDVAKKFPNQPDLTDMTQAALDVLSKNKDGFFLMVESALIDKASHPLDWERAFTNTIMLDQSVAIAKKFAEKNPDTMIIVTGDHTHGLSIIGTVDDNKPGTEMREKVGVYEEAGYPNYQDANKDGYPDDLNVSKRLAVFFNNFPDYYETFRPKLDGQFVPAIKNEKDEYVANKAYEKVEGAVFREGILPRSSDTGVHAVDDMVIQASGPGAERIRGYMENTDLFRVIVDALAVKPQDKK; encoded by the coding sequence ATGAAAGCTCGCTGGTTACTGCCTTTACTGATTTCTGCTGCTTTACCGGGGATGGTGCAGGCTCAGGCTATTTATCCCATTGACCGCGCCACGATGCTGGCAGGCGGAAAATTCGATTTTAAAGTCGAGTTTGATGAAGTGCTCAAGCCGGAAGATATCCGCATTCTGATCAACGGCAAAGATTACCAGCAGGTGCTGGGCAAAACGGCGTCGTTTGTTGAGCGTGAAGACGGCGGCAATGCTTCCACGATCTGGCTGCGTGATGTGAACTTACCGGAAGCAGGTAAGTATGTGGTAGAGGCCGAAGCCAAGGGCAAAAAGACGCAGGTGAACTGGGAGGTTTATCAAGCGTCCGGTACGCGTAAAGCCAAAAACGTGATTCTGTTCATCGGCGATGGCCTGTCCGTTGCACACCGCACCGGTGCGCGCATCTTGTCCAAAGGAGTGACGGAAGGGAAGGCAGACGGTCGTCTGGCGATTGATGACCTGCAATATATGGCGTTTGCCGGCACATCCAGTACTGACTCTATCGCGGCCGACAGCGCCAACACCATGAGTGCCTACATGACCGGTCACAAATCCGGTGTGAACGCGCTGGGTGTGTACGTCAGCCGTAGCAAAAACTCATTGGAGCACCCAAAGCAGGAAACGCTGGGTGAGCTGTTAACCCGTTCTACCAAGATGTCTGTCGGCGTCGTCAGCGATGCTGAACTTCAGGATGCTACGCCAGCGGCAGTCGTCTCTCACACTCGTCGTCGTGCAGATAAAGCGGAAATCGTTGAGATGTTCTACAACGTGCAGCCTACCGTCATGCTGGGCGGCGGTTCTGCCTACTTCCTGCCGAAAAGCACGCCGGGCTCTAAACGTAAAGACGAAACCAACTACGTTGAGAAGTTCCAGCAGGCGGGCTACTCATTGGTGACCGATGCGGATTCTCTGAAGAAAAACGCGGCGCAGGCCACCAAGCTGCTGGGGCTGTTCCATACCGGCAATCTGGATGGTGTGATGGATCGTCGTTTCCTGAAAAACGATGTCGCCAAGAAATTCCCTAACCAGCCTGACCTGACGGACATGACGCAGGCGGCGCTGGATGTGTTGTCCAAAAACAAAGACGGCTTCTTCCTGATGGTGGAATCGGCGTTGATCGACAAAGCCTCTCACCCGCTGGATTGGGAACGCGCTTTCACTAACACCATCATGCTGGATCAGTCTGTTGCCATCGCCAAGAAATTCGCCGAGAAAAATCCGGATACGATGATTATCGTGACGGGTGACCATACTCACGGTCTGTCTATCATCGGTACCGTGGATGACAACAAGCCGGGCACGGAGATGCGTGAGAAAGTCGGCGTGTATGAAGAAGCGGGCTACCCAAACTATCAGGATGCCAACAAAGACGGCTACCCGGATGATCTGAACGTGTCTAAACGTCTTGCCGTGTTCTTCAACAACTTTCCGGATTATTACGAAACGTTCCGTCCGAAGCTGGATGGCCAGTTCGTTCCTGCTATCAAGAACGAAAAAGATGAATACGTTGCCAACAAAGCCTACGAGAAAGTGGAAGGTGCGGTATTCCGCGAAGGGATTCTGCCACGCTCTTCTGACACGGGCGTTCATGCCGTTGACGATATGGTGATTCAGGCGAGCGGCCCAGGCGCAGAGCGTATCCGTGGTTACATGGAAAACACCGACCTGTTCCGGGTGATTGTGGACGCGCTTGCGGTTAAACCGCAGGACAAAAAGTAA
- a CDS encoding ABC transporter ATP-binding protein gives MAELLIQHLSVTFPDTSEAVLDIPALSIRSGERVAVMGPSGSGKTTLVNAITGMDHSGTGCVQWEKQDIWQMNEAERDRWRAQHIGLVMQDFHLFPGLNALENVLLPAQFHHWRIPASLKQRAADLLAQVGLDTAKRPIEVLSRGEKQRVAVARALLSKPDIIVADEPTASLDAQSGEQIADLLVTLARDSRATLIAITHDARLASQMSRCIQLEKGRLVADTPYQEDRA, from the coding sequence ATGGCGGAGTTATTGATTCAACACCTGAGTGTGACCTTCCCCGATACGTCCGAGGCGGTGCTGGATATTCCCGCGCTGTCTATTCGTTCTGGCGAGCGGGTCGCGGTGATGGGGCCTTCTGGTTCCGGTAAGACCACGCTGGTGAATGCCATCACTGGGATGGATCACAGCGGAACGGGCTGTGTGCAGTGGGAAAAGCAGGATATCTGGCAGATGAACGAAGCGGAACGCGACCGCTGGCGGGCACAACACATCGGGCTGGTGATGCAGGATTTCCATCTGTTCCCCGGTCTGAATGCGTTGGAAAACGTCTTACTGCCCGCGCAGTTTCACCACTGGCGGATACCGGCGTCGCTCAAACAGCGGGCGGCGGATTTGCTGGCTCAGGTGGGGCTGGATACCGCGAAACGCCCGATCGAAGTGCTATCACGCGGCGAGAAGCAACGGGTTGCCGTGGCGAGAGCGTTGCTCAGCAAGCCAGATATTATCGTTGCTGATGAACCAACAGCCAGTCTGGATGCGCAGAGCGGCGAGCAGATTGCCGATCTGCTGGTGACGCTAGCGCGCGATAGTCGCGCCACGCTTATTGCCATTACGCACGATGCGCGTCTGGCTTCGCAGATGTCGCGCTGTATTCAACTGGAAAAAGGACGCCTCGTGGCGGACACGCCGTATCAGGAGGATCGCGCATGA
- a CDS encoding IclR family transcriptional regulator, with translation MNIFQQLEHSKAPAAVRLVMIIDYIAKHDEASFTEICTDLSIPKSSVHHLLEVLVVTQLLRQRADGRYVLGLRLFELGGLVIKNIDLRKDTINFMHELVKETELTCHLGILDGDNGFFLSKVESPKAIVKTSWEGKKIVFNRMSLGKVLLAWLPQERIDALIADCTFEYLTPRTITKKEDFLQHLKTVKEQGWAIDDGEDIEEICCMAAPIFNQNGEVIAAIGVNGMQSQYANGKKEKHLASLIKTSKAITAHINSRNIDIR, from the coding sequence ATGAATATATTCCAACAGCTCGAACACAGTAAAGCGCCAGCAGCCGTCCGTTTGGTGATGATTATTGACTACATCGCCAAACATGATGAAGCCAGCTTTACTGAGATTTGTACTGATTTGTCTATCCCCAAAAGCAGCGTGCACCATCTATTAGAGGTGCTGGTTGTCACGCAATTGCTGCGCCAACGCGCTGACGGGCGTTATGTTTTGGGATTAAGGCTATTCGAGCTGGGCGGTCTGGTAATAAAGAATATCGATCTGCGTAAAGACACCATTAACTTTATGCATGAGTTGGTCAAAGAGACGGAATTGACCTGCCATCTCGGTATTCTGGACGGCGATAACGGTTTCTTCCTGAGTAAAGTGGAATCGCCCAAGGCCATCGTAAAAACATCCTGGGAAGGGAAGAAAATCGTTTTCAATCGCATGTCTCTGGGAAAAGTATTATTAGCCTGGCTGCCACAGGAAAGAATTGATGCCCTGATTGCTGATTGTACTTTTGAATATTTAACCCCCCGAACCATTACCAAAAAAGAAGATTTCCTACAGCACCTGAAAACCGTCAAGGAACAAGGCTGGGCAATCGACGACGGCGAAGATATCGAAGAGATCTGCTGTATGGCCGCCCCGATTTTTAATCAAAACGGTGAGGTCATCGCCGCCATCGGCGTTAACGGTATGCAATCACAATATGCGAATGGAAAAAAAGAGAAGCATCTGGCAAGCCTGATTAAAACCAGCAAAGCGATTACCGCGCATATTAACAGTAGGAATATTGATATCAGATAA
- a CDS encoding FtsX-like permease family protein, producing MIPWRLIWVDWRRLWPGVLVVVLLIAMATALSISVSLQERALRMGSAKAADRFDLVIGAPGSETQLVLSSVFLQPSALTLIPAQVLADLEKNPLVAWAAPVAFGDFYQGMPIVGTTPPLVTDNGKRQLIAGRVFNDDFEAVVGEQTGLRVGSTFSPIHGQVGTEGAHAHDDVTYTVVGVLPADGSAWDKAILVPVNAVWRVHGIHPPHDADDAHHDHDEHGQGETAHAQGEQPADEHHNDAHPAEDAASDDHHADAEAAQPVTASHADEHDEAEAHGHAHQAGLPAIVVKPKTIAGAYQLRSLYRSNTTLAVFPGEVLVKLYSMLGDIRELLTYISLGTQGLVGVAVAMVAVIHLRQRQKQIGALRAFGAPRYGIFTLIWSGLMSLVSVGVLLGVGLGYLVARAIAVIMSEKSGFVLPVTLEWEDIHFVLLLLLVAAVVLTIPAMLSYRQSPATALRGE from the coding sequence ATGATTCCTTGGCGTCTTATCTGGGTCGACTGGCGTCGGCTCTGGCCGGGTGTGCTGGTCGTGGTGTTGCTGATCGCGATGGCGACAGCGTTAAGTATTTCGGTGAGTTTGCAGGAAAGGGCGCTGCGCATGGGCAGTGCCAAAGCCGCTGACCGTTTCGATTTGGTGATCGGCGCGCCGGGGAGTGAAACCCAACTGGTGCTGTCATCCGTGTTTTTGCAACCGTCCGCGCTGACGCTGATTCCTGCGCAGGTGCTGGCCGATCTGGAAAAGAACCCGCTGGTGGCCTGGGCGGCCCCGGTCGCGTTTGGTGATTTCTATCAGGGAATGCCGATTGTCGGTACTACACCACCGCTGGTTACGGATAACGGTAAGCGGCAGCTCATCGCCGGACGCGTGTTCAACGATGACTTTGAAGCCGTAGTCGGCGAGCAAACGGGGCTGAGAGTGGGGAGCACGTTCAGCCCGATTCATGGTCAGGTGGGGACGGAAGGGGCGCATGCGCACGATGACGTCACCTACACCGTGGTCGGCGTGTTACCTGCTGACGGCAGCGCGTGGGATAAAGCGATTCTGGTGCCGGTGAACGCGGTATGGCGGGTACATGGCATCCATCCACCACACGATGCGGACGATGCACACCACGATCATGACGAACATGGGCAGGGGGAAACTGCACATGCGCAAGGCGAGCAGCCTGCCGATGAACACCATAATGATGCGCATCCTGCGGAAGATGCAGCAAGTGACGATCATCATGCCGATGCTGAGGCCGCTCAACCGGTAACGGCTTCACACGCCGATGAGCACGACGAGGCAGAAGCTCACGGCCATGCGCATCAGGCGGGGTTACCCGCTATTGTGGTTAAACCGAAAACGATCGCGGGTGCCTATCAGTTACGTTCGCTATATCGCAGCAACACGACGCTGGCGGTGTTCCCTGGCGAAGTGCTGGTGAAGCTCTACTCGATGCTGGGCGATATTCGTGAACTGCTGACCTACATCTCGCTGGGGACACAGGGACTTGTGGGCGTCGCCGTGGCGATGGTGGCGGTGATTCACCTGCGTCAGCGGCAGAAACAGATCGGCGCACTGCGTGCGTTTGGCGCGCCGCGCTACGGTATTTTCACGCTGATTTGGAGCGGACTGATGTCGCTGGTGAGCGTCGGCGTACTGCTGGGCGTTGGCCTGGGCTATCTGGTTGCCCGTGCGATTGCGGTGATCATGAGCGAAAAAAGCGGCTTTGTCCTGCCAGTGACGTTGGAATGGGAAGACATCCATTTCGTCCTGCTCCTGTTGCTGGTTGCGGCTGTCGTCCTGACGATTCCGGCGATGCTATCCTATCGTCAATCACCCGCAACGGCGCTGCGTGGCGAGTAA
- a CDS encoding type II toxin-antitoxin system PrlF family antitoxin gives MFNLKSADVLLRADSRLTARSQTTIPSSVRDAMNLQPGEYIHYSVLPGGQVLISRREEAVDDDPVIHRFLHFLAEDMQHHPENIKPFDQSLMSRASVLTAGMDIDLDAPLTDDE, from the coding sequence ATGTTTAATTTAAAATCAGCGGATGTATTGTTGCGCGCCGATAGCCGCTTAACGGCGCGTAGTCAGACAACGATTCCATCGTCTGTGCGTGATGCCATGAACCTGCAACCTGGGGAGTACATTCATTATAGCGTGCTACCGGGTGGGCAGGTGCTGATCAGTCGGCGTGAAGAGGCTGTAGATGACGATCCCGTTATTCATCGTTTTCTGCATTTTTTGGCTGAAGATATGCAACATCATCCAGAAAATATTAAGCCATTTGATCAATCGCTTATGTCACGTGCCAGTGTGTTAACCGCAGGGATGGATATTGATCTGGATGCACCGCTTACTGACGACGAGTGA
- the kduI gene encoding 5-dehydro-4-deoxy-D-glucuronate isomerase, producing MDVRQSVHSEHAKTLDTTELRKKFLIEQIFTPNQYTMTYSHIDRIVVGGIMPIDGEITFDDGIGKQFGVNYFLERRELGLINIGGPANIFIDGTSYQVGNEEALYVGKGAKALAFSSLDKANPAKLYYNSAPAHAVYPTRIITQDDAIKAPLGDVKTCNKRTICKYLVPEVVDTCQLSMGLTRLAEGSNWNSMPTHTHERRMEVYFYFDMAEDTIIFHMMGEPHETRHLVMHNEQAVISPSWSIHTGVGTKNYAFIWGMIGENLTFDDMDHIAMLDLR from the coding sequence ATGGACGTACGACAAAGTGTACACAGTGAACATGCGAAAACGCTTGATACCACTGAGCTGAGAAAGAAATTTCTCATTGAGCAGATATTTACGCCAAATCAGTACACCATGACTTACAGCCACATCGACCGTATTGTGGTGGGCGGTATCATGCCGATAGATGGCGAGATCACGTTTGATGATGGTATCGGCAAACAGTTTGGCGTGAACTATTTTCTTGAGCGGCGCGAACTGGGGCTTATCAACATCGGCGGCCCAGCCAACATTTTTATCGACGGCACGAGCTATCAGGTTGGTAATGAAGAAGCGCTCTATGTTGGAAAAGGTGCCAAAGCCTTAGCATTCAGCAGCCTGGACAAAGCCAATCCAGCCAAACTGTATTATAACAGCGCCCCGGCGCATGCCGTTTACCCGACACGCATCATTACGCAGGATGACGCGATCAAAGCCCCGCTGGGCGATGTGAAAACCTGCAACAAGCGGACGATTTGCAAATATCTGGTGCCGGAAGTGGTGGACACCTGCCAGCTGAGCATGGGATTAACGCGTCTGGCGGAAGGCAGCAACTGGAACTCCATGCCGACGCATACCCATGAACGCAGAATGGAAGTGTACTTCTATTTTGATATGGCGGAAGACACCATTATCTTCCACATGATGGGTGAACCGCATGAAACACGCCATCTGGTGATGCATAACGAGCAGGCGGTGATCTCCCCCAGTTGGTCGATTCACACTGGTGTCGGTACGAAAAACTATGCCTTTATCTGGGGTATGATCGGCGAAAACCTGACGTTTGACGATATGGATCATATCGCGATGTTGGATTTACGCTAA